One part of the Asterias amurensis chromosome 11, ASM3211899v1 genome encodes these proteins:
- the LOC139944617 gene encoding LOW QUALITY PROTEIN: uncharacterized protein (The sequence of the model RefSeq protein was modified relative to this genomic sequence to represent the inferred CDS: deleted 1 base in 1 codon) produces MDQTSAKQRIVVDEHDMEAWPAIKREPSRPTPTENELKTTSSSSVPTATTNMPAASQSNDQGHNMTTSTSSKSGSGGPMINSIWSTGTVAGAGWGSITTTAMSQSGKDSVVGSQFQQGLFSGPGSSALPAGTTGNSVWGSSGAPTANSDGENRKEPRSGWTGSSGSNNEEANNGMDTQPSAPSTQAQGERMQTDSPLPTTTVSTSGSSWGPSKEQGAGANNTASSANGASWTTASSTSSRNDQLGLSSTASWGSSNTTPASSSGWGTQPKTPTSGWGEMPRTSASVASTPGWGAAPSQSSNSGWGGKPNPSQPTNSTEGAAVPGWRDNATPGGQWGKAGQQHPAQTPTSPGPSGWGTLPSPSTVAGPATSGWGSNPAGPAGIPNDGPESRGQRQPPTPSGWGGGDNRGNGSGGWGTPSEGNVEGWGKKPINQDTQWDVKGNSVPKTIDNGTAAWGSNQTAPPPTPGWGSNPPPPSAWGKPKTPTDQPPQPPQPPQPPQPVAHPPAQSAWSGDRKPAWGAPPSNPGNPGIPGGGMRPGMGGNMGMSGMVGNSAMSGGGGMRGGEGMRGGDGMSGGGGMRGGDGMSGGGMRGDGMSGGGMRGGDGMGLGGNIGMSGSGGMGGNSGMGPGPTSQWPRQPPGPMERRESQGQGHPSGWRNPPGGMPPHGGGNPHGPQSESSSWGTWSNDQANPPQDHPPPRMPEKLSGWNDITDIPTTIVATGWGNTSPTPTRKMPVDDGTFVWGNSSEHNARLAAQGRRNLARIAANQDTNSTTMQTPPPGQAEGDGTAVPPSPIVPTAPEGSTNPVPPKPDTGTTTTGWGEPQEPKTPAPGWGDSSAKAPGPETGTGAWRNGASKPAGSKWDDSTTPWGSSTTGGSTQDKDSMQSGWNESGNGGNGGNGGGHWGDDDWDAKSQSSESSVSSSSWLKGRRPPNRGTNGMSNIGQKESNHWISKLKRLMDQGYRQDEAEMALRKHNMNFDSALMELRQMSESKSGDLVREMGSMMLGGDNHTDGPKPFGMGDGPLPPPSPMSNPGMMNNAMPPKPGFGNIGRGGFPPNQQQQRFGGMPQQQQQQQQGFAPPFAPPNQPIRGPFNPQMMQQQQQQQQQSQQQAQNFLQLAVQAGLINQKLLQQPLTHQQIMVLLQGIQQQTQQLYQAQQQQNSSGKINIHQQPDIVQRLFALQQQLSQSGGGGPNQRGMPRHPFPRGKVHSDSEVFPNSEGGGNNGEFGVKEPQQSRLSQFFQQRQSLGSAVGKPSSDLFPNPGRNDSMASISDVSSRSDGWSRSNSPTQTDSLPHSADSTFSDSGWNFPVSNSEIDLLEFKPGVPWKPRTKDVANDPHATPGSVNNDLLNSSSLTVGMNTRMNRNDRGGPRDDISGILIKPMKPPPSNANWSGGGGNNSGNPNFKKSSWNYHDQVSGFSQPTSAPNWNVPSNQRPPRPPPGLADQPRNADWPTSSSHNAPGRSWDRSNSTSGAWSGSDGPSNWLVLRNLTPQIDGSTLRLLCLQHGPLEHFHMNLSQGTAIIAYKTRDEAVKAQRSLNNCVLSNTTIIADFATSADIARSRSQSQSGGSKFSGVSGGGVSGSSSGGLSGIPSFGMKENRGGTGQWNGTSATSLPSLTGNPMWSTSTSTTSMPWSGGETETTGAGGPSSLSYLPGDLLGEGTM; encoded by the exons ATGGACCAAACCAGTGCTAAACAAAGAATTGTAGTTGATGAACACGATATGGAGGCCTGGCCAGCTATCAAACGTGAACCTAGCCGTCCCACCCCCACTGAAAACGAACTCAAGACCACTTCTTCCTCCAGTGTCCCCACCGCTACCACGAACATGCCAGCTGCCAGTCAAAGTAACGACCAAGGTCACAATATGACAACCAGCACCAGCTCTAAGAGCGGCAGCGGGGGTCCCATGATCAACTCCATCTGGAGTACTGGCACAGTGGCAGGAGCAGGATGGGGCTCCATCACCACCACCGCCATGTCGCAAAGCGGGAAAGACTCCGTTGTGGGGTCTCAATTTCAGCAGGGTCTCTTTTCAGGCCCTGGAAGCAGTGCTCTCCCTGCAGGCACCACCGGAAACTCTGTCTGGGGAAGCAGCGGTGCCCCGACCGCAAACTCTGACGGGGAGAACAGGAAAGAGCCAAGGTCTGGCTGGACAGGCAGCAGCGGGAGCAACAACGAAGAAGCCAATAACGGGATGGATACACAACCATCGGCACCTTCTACACAAGCACAAGGTGAACGCATGCAAACAGACAGCCCGCTGCCCACGACCACAGTATCTACTAGCGGATCAAGTTGGGGTCCCAGTAAGGAACAAGGTGCAGGTGCTAATAACACTGCCTCTAGTGCTAATG GTGCCTCTTGGACCACTGCTTCCAGTACTTCCAGCAGAAATGATCAGCTGGGTCTATCAAGCACAGCCTCATGGGGCAGCAGCAACACTACTCCTGCTAGCTCCAGCGGTTGGGGAACGCAACCCAAGACACCAACCTCTGGATGGGGAGAGATGCCCCGAACCTCTGCCTCAGTTGCTTCGACGCCAGGATGGGGTGCTGCCCCATCTCAGTCATCCAACTCCGGCTGGGGTGGAAAACCCAACCCTAGCCAGCCAACCAACTCTACTGAGGGTGCAGCTGTACCTGGCTGGAGAGACAATGCCACTCCGGGAGGCCAATGGGGGAAAGCCGGTCAGCAGCATCCAGCCCAGACCCCAACATCTCCGGGGCCATCTGGATGGGGTACCTTGCCAAGCCCTAGCACAGTTGCTGGCCCTGCTACTTCGGGATGGGGATCAAATCCTGCTGGCCCTGCTGGCATACCCAACGATGGACCAGAATCACGTGGTCAAAGACAACCTCCTACCCCGTCAGGTTGGGGTGGGGGAGACAACCGAGGTAATGGGTCTGGTGGATGGGGGACCCCCTCAGAGGGGAATGTTGAAGGATGGGGAAAGAAGCCAATCAACCAGGATACCCAGTGGGATGTGAAGGGTAACTCAGTGCCTAAGACCATCGATAATGGTACCGCAGCATGGGGATCCAATCAGACAGCTCCACCACCGACTCCTGGTTGGGGATCCAATCCTCCACCACCATCTGCCTGGGGTAAGCCGAAGACGCCAACTGATCAGCCTCCACAGCCTCCTCAGCCTCCTCAGCCTCCACAGCCTGTGGCTCATCCACCTGCTCAGTCTGCATGGTCTGGTGATCGCAAACCTGCTTGGGGAGCTCCACCGAGTAATCCTGGTAACCCTGGTATTCCCGGAGGCGGTATGAGACCTGGCATGGGTGGTAATATGGGTATGAGCGGAATGGTCGGCAACAGTGCAATGAGTGGCGGAGGTGGGATGAGAGGAGGAGAAGGGATGAGAGGAGGAGATGGAATGAGCGGAGGCGGTGGAATGAGAGGAGGAGATGGGATGAGCGGAGGAGGAATGAGAGGAGATGGGATGAGCGGAGGAGGAATGAGAGGAGGAGATGGGATGGGACTCGGTGGCAACATTGGAATGAGTGGCAGCGGAGGAATGGGAGGTAACAGCGGAATGGGCCCTGGACCTACATCTCAGTGGCCTAGACAACCACCTGGTCCAATGGAGCGCCGGGAAAGCCAAGGGCAAGGTCATCCCTCGGGCTGGAGGAACCCGCCTGGTGGTATGCCCCCCCATGGTGGCGGCAACCCTCATGGCCCTCAGTCTGAAAGCTCCTCCTGGGGTACCTGGTCCAATGACCAAGCCAATCCTCCACAGGATCATCCCCCTCCAAGGATGCCAGAGAAACTTAGCGGCTGGAATGACATAACTGATATCCCAACAACCATCGTGGCCACTGGATGGGGTAACACCTCTCCAACACCAACCCGTAAGATGCCAGTAGACGATGGAACTTTTGTCTGGGGAAACTCAAGCGAGCACAATGCAAGACTTGCCGCTCAGGGCCGACGTAACCTGGCGCGTATAGCAGCCAATCAGGACACCAACAGTACTACTATGCAAACTCCCCCACCTGGACAGGCCGAAGGGGATGGGACGGCTGTGCCTCCATCACCCATCGTACCTACTGCACCAGAAGGGAGTACCAACCCAGTGCCGCCCAAACCGGACACTGGGACCACCACAACTGGCTGGGGAGAGCCCCAGGAACCCAAGACCCCAGCACCAGGCTGGGGCGACAGCAGCGCCAAGGCTCCTGGTCCTGAGACTGGGACAGGGGCTTGGAGGAACGGAGCATCAAAGCCTGCAGGAAGCAAGTGGGATGATTCCACTACCCCCTGGGGTAGTAGTACTACTGGTGGCAGTACTCAGGACAAGGACTCTATGCAATCTGGATGGAATGAGAGTGGAAATGGTGGCAATGGTGGCAATGGTGGCG GTCACTGGGGAGATGACGACTGGGATGCCAAATCTCAGAGTAGTGAATCATCTGTCAGTAGCAGCAGCTGGTTGAAAGGAAGGAGACCTCCTAATAGG GGAACTAATGGTATGAGTAACATTGGTCAGAAGGAGTCCAACCATTGGATAAGTAAACTGAAGAGGCTGATGGACCAAGGTTACCGCCAAGACGAAGCAGAGATGGCGCTACGCAAACACAACATGAACTTTGATAGTGCCCTAA TGGAACTGAGACAGATGTCTGAATCCAAGTCCGGAGATCTCGTCCGTGAAATGGGATCTATGATGCTGGGCGGGGATAACCACACTGACGGCCCCAAGCCATTCGGAATGGGCGATGGCCCCTTGCCGCCCCCTTCCCCAATGTCAAATCCGGGTATGATGAACAACGCCATGCCTCCCAAGCCAGGCTTTGGCAATATCGGACGAGGCGGCTTCCCACCGAACCAGCAACAGCAACGCTTTGGTGGCATgccacagcagcagcagcaacagcagcagggCTTTGCCCCACCGTTTGCTCCGCCAAACCAGCCCATCCGTGGGCCGTTCAACCCACAGATgatgcagcaacaacagcagcagcagcagcagtcaCAACAGCAAGCGCAGAACTTCTTGCAGTTGGCTGTCCAGGCTGGTTTGATTAATCAGAAACTGCTTCAGCAGCCTTTGACTCACCAACAG ATCATGGTACTGTTACAGGGCATCCAGCAGCAGACACAGCAGCTATACCAAGCCCAACAGCAGCAGAATAGCTCTGGTAAGATCAACATCCATCAACAGCCAGATATAGTGCAACGTCTGTTTGCTCTGCAGCAGCAACTAAGCCAGTCCGGTGGTGGTGGACCCAATCAGCGTGGTATGCCCCGTCACCCATTCCCTCGTGGTAAAGTTCACAGCGACTCCGAAGTGTTCCCAAACAGTGAAGGAGGCGGCAACAATGGAGAGTTTGGAGTGAAGGAGCCACAGCAGTCACGTCTGTCGCAGTTCTTTCAGCAGCGTCAGTCGTTGGGCAGCGCCGTTGGCAAACCATCCAGCGATCTGTTCCCAAATCCTGGACGGAATGACTCCATGGCATCCATCTCAGACGTGTCATCCCGAAGTGATGGATGGTCCCGCAGCAACTCACCGACCCAAACTGATAGCCTGCCCCACAGTGCCGACTCCACCTTCTCTGATTCAGGCTGGAACTTCCCTGTATCCAACAGTGAGATTGACCTACTGGAGTTCAAACCAGGTGTGCCCTGGAAACCCCGCACCAAAGATGTCGCAAATGACCCCCATGCCACCCCGGGAAGTGTCAACAACGACCTTCTGAACAGCTCCAGCCTGACTGTGGGCATGAACACCCGTATGAACCGTAACGATCGCGGCGGCCCACGAGACGACATCTCTGGCATCCTGATCAAGCCGATGAAACCGCCGCCATCCAACGCCAACTGGTCG GGCGGCGGCGGCAACAACAGCGGCAACCCTAACTTCAAGAAGTCCAGCTGGAATTACCACGACCAGGTGTCTGGCTTCTCCCAGCCCACCTCCGCTCCTAACTGGAATGTGCCTTCTAATCAGCGTCCTCCACGTCCTCCACCAGGCTTAGCTGATCAACCGCGGAATGCTGACTGGCCGACATCGTCTTCCCACAATGCCCCAGGCCGCTCCTGGGACCGTTCCAATAGTACCTCAG GAGCTTGGTCTGGAAGTGACGGCCCTAGTAATTGGTTGGTGCTAAGAAATCTGACCCCACAG ATTGATGGATCCACCTTGCGCCTGCTGTGCCTACAACACGGCCCTCTAGAGCATTTCCACATGAACCTCTCGCAGGGCACTGCCATCATTGCCTACAAGACCCGCGACGAAGCAGTCAAGGCCCAACGCAGCCTCAACAACTGCGTCCTCAGCAATACCACGATCATCGCCGACTTCGCCACAAGTGCCGACATCGCTCGCAGCCGTAGCCAATCGCAGTCCGGCGGCAGCAAGTTCTCCGGTGTGAGTGGCGGCGGGGTCAGCGGAAGCAGCTCCGGCGGTCTGAGCGGCATCCCAAGCTTTGGGATGAAGGAGAATCGTGGTGGCACTGGGCAGTGGAATGGAACCAGCGCCACCAGTCTGCCAAGCCTCACTGGGAACCCCATGTGGTCGACTAGCACTTCAACCACCTCCATGCCATGGAGCGGAGGAGAGACTGAGACCACTGGAGCCGGCGGGCCATCCTCACTCAGCTATCTCCCTGGAGATCTGCTCGGTGAAGGGACCATGTGA